Genomic window (Acidobacteriota bacterium):
GTCTGATGAAATCAAAACGACTTTGGCGACAGATGGTGTCATCGGAACAAATGGCGGCCCTGCGACGCCCGGAACGGCCTATATTTTGCTGCACCACGTGATGGGAGGCGCGGCGGGGCCTCGTGGGTTGTGGGGGTTCATTCGCGGCGGGATGGGCGCAATCAGTCAAGCGCTGGCAGCTTCGGCCGAAGCCAGCGGCGTGACGATTGTGACGCAAGCCGATGTGGATCGCGTATTGGTCAAAGACGGACAAGCCTATGGCGTCGTGTTGAAAAACGGCGACGACATCCGAGCCAATATGGTGGTTTCAAACGCCGATCCAAAACGCACGTTCTTGAAGCTGGTGGAGGAGCAACACTTGGAGCCAGAATTCCGCCGCGCGATTGAAAATTTTCGTGTCGAAGGGTGTTCGGTCAAAATCAATCTGGCGTTGGACGGGTTGCCGAACTTCACTGCGTTCCCAAACACATCAGACCGCGAACCCGGATTGCCGCATAGAACGACGATGCATGTCTGTCCTTCGATGGATTACGTTGACCGTGCCTGGGAAGACGCCAAACAAGGCAGGGCGTCTCAGAACCCAATGTTGGAATGCACGATCCCGACGGCGTATGACGATTCCATAGCGCCTGCGGGGAAACATATTATGTGTATCTTCGCTCAGTACGCACCTTACACATTGAAAGATGGGTTTTGGGACCAGGCGACGAAAGACGAATTTGCGGATCGCTGCATTAACGCCCTTGCTGATTATGCTCCGAACATCAAAGACATCATTTTGCACCGCCAAGTCATTTCGCCTTTTGACATGGAAATTGAATATGGGCTGACGGGAGGCAATATCTTCCATGGGGAAATGGACCTGGATCAATTGTTCTTTATGCGCCCGGTGGCGGGATGGGCGGATTATCGAACGCCGATACGGAATCTTTATTTGTGCGGTTCGGGAACGCATCCTGGAGGCGGTGTGATGGGAGCGCCGGGCTTTAATGCTGCGCGCGAAATCCTGAAAGACTTGAAACGTTGAAGATACCCGCTTGAACAATGAAAACGATCATTCTGTTGACGATCTCGAACATTTTCATGACCTTTGCCTGGTACGGGCATTTGAAATTCAAAGGGACGGT
Coding sequences:
- a CDS encoding NAD(P)/FAD-dependent oxidoreductase; the encoded protein is MNRQNDVLFIGGGHNGLVAACYLARAGLKVTVLEKRALVGGACVTEEPWPGYKVSTLSYLCSLLQPKIIGDLELRRYGYHIYPKDPSFFTAFPDGRHIFFWQDMHRTVSEIAKFSPRDAEHYPQYELELVKLAEWVESVLLETPPNVIRRKLSDLIGLGKFGLRGLKLGDEGLVRMIKIMTQSVRDFLDERFESDEIKTTLATDGVIGTNGGPATPGTAYILLHHVMGGAAGPRGLWGFIRGGMGAISQALAASAEASGVTIVTQADVDRVLVKDGQAYGVVLKNGDDIRANMVVSNADPKRTFLKLVEEQHLEPEFRRAIENFRVEGCSVKINLALDGLPNFTAFPNTSDREPGLPHRTTMHVCPSMDYVDRAWEDAKQGRASQNPMLECTIPTAYDDSIAPAGKHIMCIFAQYAPYTLKDGFWDQATKDEFADRCINALADYAPNIKDIILHRQVISPFDMEIEYGLTGGNIFHGEMDLDQLFFMRPVAGWADYRTPIRNLYLCGSGTHPGGGVMGAPGFNAAREILKDLKR